In a genomic window of Tripterygium wilfordii isolate XIE 37 chromosome 8, ASM1340144v1, whole genome shotgun sequence:
- the LOC120003844 gene encoding cytochrome P450 78A3-like produces the protein MTTEIDSLWIFALASKCKSLTHETIFLPILIIALAWLAMALIYWAHSGGPAWGKYMLRKATSTKIPGPRGLPLIGSMNLMGSLAHHRLAAAAESCDAKRLMAFSLGDTRLILTCNPEVAKELLNSSVFADRPIKESAYSLMFNRAIGFANYGVYWRTLRRIAGTHLFCPKQIKVAEMQRQVLASQMVTVFGNKQESFGVRELIKRASLNNMMCSVFGRKYELNSSSWEVEELKELVDEGYDLLGLLNWTDHLPWLANFDLQKIRSRCSNLVPRVNKFVGKIIAEHRAESAERSPDFVDVLLSLQGADKLSDSDMISVLWEMIFRGTDTVAVLIEWVLARMVLHTDIQSKVHDELDRVVGSRAVTEADIAAMEYLPAVVKEVLRMHPPGPLLSWARLAITDTTIDGYHVPAGTTAMVNMWAITRDPEVWENPLEFNPERFVAKDEKVEFSVLGSDLRLAPFGSGRRVCPGKNLGLTTVNCWVASLLQEFEWLPSDQKGVDLSEVLKLSCEMANPLTVQVRPRRMMSTTQ, from the exons ATGACAACAGAGATCGACAGTCTCTGGATCTTCGCTCTTGCTTCCAAATGCAAGTCCCTCACTCATGAAACCATTTTTTTACCAATTTTGATCATCGCCTTAGCTTGGCTTGCCATGGCTTTGATTTACTGGGCTCACTCCGGTGGTCCTGCTTGGGGCAAGTACATGCTCCGAAAGGCTACTTCCACTAAGATTCCAGGTCCTAGAGGGTTGCCTCTGATTGGCAGCATGAATTTGATGGGCTCACTAGCTCACCATCGCCTCGCCGCTGCGGCAGAGTCTTGCGACGCCAAGCGGCTCATGGCTTTCAGTCTCGGTGACACACGTCTCATACTGACTTGCAATCCCGAAGTAGCTAAAGAGTTATTGAACAGCTCGGTGTTTGCGGATCGTCCGATTAAGGAGTCCGCTTACAGCTTGATGTTCAATAGAGCAATTGGGTTCGCGAATTACGGTGTTTACTGGCGTACTCTGCGGAGGATCGCGGGAACCCACCTGTTCTGCCCGAAGCAAATCAAGGTTGCCGAGATGCAGCGACAAGTGCTCGCGTCTCAAATGGTCACCGTATTTGGGAACAAACAGGAGAGTTTCGGTGTTCGGGAGTTGATTAAGCGAGCTTCGCTTAACAACATGATGTGCTCTGTTTTTGGGCGCAAATACGAATTGAATTCCAGCAGTTGGGAAGTTGAGGAGCTGAAGGAACTTGTCGATGAAGGTTATGATCTCTTGGGCTTGCTCAACTGGACTGACCATCTCCCTTGGCTCGCTAATTTCGACCTCCAGAAAATCCGGTCCAGATGTTCAAACCTCGTACCCAGAGTGAACAAGTTCGTTGGCAAAATTATCGCTGAGCACCGAGCTGAATCGGCCGAAAGGAGCCCAGATTTCGTTGACGTTTTGCTGTCCCTCCAAGGTGCCGATAAATTGTCCGACAGTGACATGATCTCCGTTCTTTGG GAAATGATATTTAGAGGAACAGACACAGTGGCAGTTTTGATCGAGTGGGTGCTGGCTAGAATGGTTCTTCATACCGATATCCAGTCAAAGGTTCATGATGAGCTGGACAGAGTTGTTGGTTCACGAGCCGTCACTGAAGCTGACATCGCCGCAATGGAGTATCTCCCAGCCGTAGTGAAGGAGGTTTTGAGGATGCACCCACCGGGCCCACTCCTGTCATGGGCCCGTTTGGCCATCACTGATACAACCATCGATGGGTACCACGTGCCAGCTGGAACCACGGCAATGGTCAACATGTGGGCCATCACAAGAGACCCAGAGGTTTGGGAGAACCCACTTGAATTCAACCCGGAAAGATTTGTTGCAAAGGACGAGAAGGTGGAATTTTCCGTACTTGGATCGGATCTCAGGCTGGCACCATTCGGGTCTGGCAGGAGGGTTTGCCCCGGAAAGAATCTGGGTTTGACCACAGTCAACTGTTGGGTAGCATCATTGTTGCAAGAGTTCGAATGGCTGCCTTCTGATCAAAAGGGTGTTGACCTATCAGAGGTGCTCAAGCTGTCTTGTGAGATGGCTAATCCTTTGACGGTTCAGGTCCGTCCTAGGCGCATGATGAGCACAACCCAGTAA
- the LOC120004589 gene encoding protein TILLER ANGLE CONTROL 1-like — MKIFNWMHKRFHHTLHKDEFDRNGKKPEFATSELDRQALLKQAALVNVLDGWRDGILTIGTFGLESFDPPRIIDQKHDYLILRTREDEFEVEDDHEETFYVDNAEDINNEDYYNNRKYEEQEEAAEEMSPLMFTTFERNFDFIDDVPLPFYGSSQVQPDLGVAAIDQRKKKGERVTLADLFSADSDVKTKPTLEKNELDSGKLRRLKTKNGLSIAKKLIPLVGEDSRPIKKLNKLMRKMLKRKIHPEPEVKEEKLDDQVNATELPIACESVALLRTPAGPAV; from the exons atgaag ATCTTCAATTGGATGCACAAGAGGTTTCATCATACCCTTCACAAAG ATGAGTTTGATAGAAATGGGAAAAAGCCGGAATTCGCAACGAGTGAGTTAGACAGGCAAGCATTGCTCAAACAAGCAGCACTTGTGAATGTGCTTGATGGTTGGAGAGATGGCATTTTAACAATTGGCACATTTGGTCTTGAATCTTTTGATCCTCCAAGAATCATTGATCAAAAACATGACTACCTCATTCTCCGAACCCGGGAAGATGAATTCGAAGTGGAAGATGATCACGAAGAAACGTTTTATGTCGATAATGCTGAGGATATCAACAATGAAGACTACTACAATAACAGGAAAtatgaagaacaagaagaagcagcagAAGAGATGAGTCCACTGATGTTTACAACATTTGAGCGCAATTTCGACTTCATTGATGATGTTCCTCTTCCATTTTACGGATCTTCTCAAGTTCAACCCGACTTGGGTGTCGCTGCGATTGatcagagaaagaagaaaggagaaagagTAACACTAGCGGACCTGTTCTCCGCGGATTCCGATGTCAAAACGAAGCCAACACTTGAGAAAAATGAACTTGATTCTGGTAAACTGCGGAGACTTAAAACCAAGAATGGACTTTCTATTGCCAAGAAGTTGATTCCTCTTGTTGGCGAGGATTCGCgcccaatcaaaaaactaaacaaa TTGATGAGGAAGATGTTGAAGAGGAAAATTCACCCAGAACCGGAAGTGAAGGAAGAAAAACTGGATGACCAAGTCAATGCTACAGAGCTTCCAATCGCCTGTGAATCAGTTGCTCTGCTTCGAACCCCAGCAG GTCCTGCTGTTTGA